A window of the Mucilaginibacter sp. cycad4 genome harbors these coding sequences:
- a CDS encoding energy transducer TonB has protein sequence MLITKFDLYNAEWLDLVFDHRNKNYGAYELRQSYGRTMAKSMGIAFAAVALLSAAAIIFKAKPKPVYVFHEVTLKPPVDISKPPVEAVKQPNPPAEAAPPQKAASPVEAKAFTNLRVVPNDPPTDPPTMDELKNVAIGPADVKGPSGTGNVIDSKDPGPGGTGTAKVDDGVHTLGEVLEVMPEPVGGAAAWAKFLQKNLRFPPVAQEQGVSGKVFMSFIIEKDGTLSNIKVDRGAGYGFDEEATRVLKLAKAWKPGVQNGQNVRVRYSIPISFQLATEE, from the coding sequence ATGCTTATCACCAAATTTGATTTGTACAATGCCGAGTGGCTCGACCTTGTATTTGACCATCGCAACAAAAATTACGGCGCTTATGAATTAAGGCAAAGCTATGGGCGTACCATGGCAAAATCCATGGGGATCGCCTTTGCAGCAGTAGCCCTTTTATCGGCTGCCGCAATTATTTTCAAAGCAAAGCCAAAACCTGTATATGTGTTTCACGAGGTGACACTCAAACCTCCGGTTGATATCTCCAAACCACCCGTAGAAGCTGTTAAGCAACCAAATCCTCCTGCGGAAGCGGCGCCGCCACAAAAAGCTGCTTCACCTGTAGAAGCTAAGGCATTTACCAATTTGCGGGTAGTGCCAAATGATCCTCCAACGGATCCACCTACAATGGACGAACTGAAAAACGTTGCTATTGGTCCTGCAGATGTTAAGGGGCCGAGTGGTACGGGGAACGTTATCGACTCAAAAGACCCAGGACCCGGAGGAACCGGAACCGCCAAAGTTGATGATGGCGTTCATACACTTGGCGAAGTACTTGAAGTGATGCCCGAACCTGTTGGCGGGGCTGCAGCATGGGCCAAGTTTCTACAGAAAAATCTTCGCTTTCCGCCGGTAGCGCAGGAGCAGGGTGTTTCGGGCAAGGTGTTCATGAGCTTTATTATTGAAAAAGACGGTACGCTTTCAAATATCAAGGTTGACCGCGGTGCCGGTTATGGTTTTGATGAAGAGGCTACCCGTGTACTAAAGCTGGCCAAAGCCTGGAAACCGGGTGTGCAAAATGGCCAGAATGTGCGGGTTAGGTACAGCATCCCAATAAGCTTTCAGTTAGCGACAGAAGAATAG
- a CDS encoding ammonium transporter → MKKFIPFGILLIVIVLALIYPSVTLTTIKDSKIDTGDTAWLLVSTALVLIMTPGLAFFYGGMVSKKNVLSTMLQSFVCMGVITVIWVIFGFSLAFGEDEFGGFIGNPGTFFMMKGTLGNATWELAPTIPLILFAMFQLKFAVITPALITGAFAERIRFNSYVIFLCLFMIFIYAPLAHATWHPKGFLFGKGVLDFAGGTVVHMSAGWAALASAIYLKGRNETSHNPARISYVLLGTGLLWFGWFGFNAGSALGSGTLAATALATTTTASAAAAMAWMFFDILRGKKPGVLGACIGAVVGLVAITPAAGYVTIPHSLIIGIVAAVVSNLVVIWRTKTSIDDTLDVFPCHGVGGMVGMLLTGVFAHQNVNAANTTGNGLFYGETHLFIVHLITLVGVSAFAFFGSFILLKITDMISTLRVTPEEELAGLDISQHDEEL, encoded by the coding sequence ATGAAAAAATTCATACCCTTCGGCATACTTTTAATTGTAATTGTATTAGCCCTTATATACCCTTCAGTTACTCTTACAACCATTAAAGACAGCAAAATTGATACAGGTGATACTGCCTGGCTATTAGTAAGTACCGCCCTTGTACTGATCATGACCCCCGGCCTGGCATTTTTTTATGGTGGCATGGTGAGCAAAAAAAACGTACTGTCAACCATGCTGCAAAGCTTTGTTTGTATGGGCGTAATTACCGTTATATGGGTAATATTCGGCTTTAGCCTTGCTTTTGGCGAAGATGAGTTTGGCGGATTTATCGGCAACCCCGGCACTTTCTTTATGATGAAAGGTACATTAGGCAACGCCACCTGGGAACTGGCCCCAACTATCCCGCTGATACTATTCGCTATGTTCCAGTTAAAATTCGCGGTTATCACCCCGGCCCTCATCACCGGCGCATTCGCCGAAAGGATCCGCTTCAACTCATACGTTATTTTCCTTTGCCTGTTCATGATATTTATATACGCACCGTTGGCCCACGCCACCTGGCATCCAAAAGGTTTCCTTTTCGGAAAAGGCGTACTTGACTTTGCCGGCGGCACTGTGGTACACATGAGTGCAGGCTGGGCTGCTTTAGCATCGGCTATATATTTAAAAGGCCGTAATGAAACATCCCATAATCCGGCCCGTATCAGCTATGTGTTATTAGGCACAGGCTTATTATGGTTTGGCTGGTTTGGTTTTAACGCAGGTTCGGCATTAGGTTCGGGCACACTGGCAGCAACCGCTTTGGCAACAACCACTACAGCATCAGCTGCAGCTGCAATGGCCTGGATGTTCTTTGATATCCTGCGCGGTAAAAAACCAGGTGTACTGGGTGCCTGTATCGGTGCGGTTGTAGGCCTTGTGGCTATCACCCCGGCGGCGGGCTATGTAACCATTCCCCACTCTTTAATTATCGGTATCGTAGCGGCGGTAGTAAGTAACCTGGTTGTGATCTGGAGAACAAAAACCAGCATCGATGATACACTCGACGTATTCCCCTGCCATGGCGTAGGCGGTATGGTAGGTATGTTATTAACCGGTGTATTTGCACACCAAAACGTAAACGCCGCCAATACAACCGGCAATGGTTTATTTTACGGCGAAACACACCTTTTCATTGTTCACTTAATTACACTTGTAGGTGTATCAGCCTTCGCTTTCTTCGGCTCATTCATCTTATTAAAGATCACCGACATGATCAGCACACTGCGTGTAACACCAGAAGAAGAGCTTGCAGGCCTTGACATCAGCCAGCACGACGAGGAACTGTAA
- a CDS encoding toll/interleukin-1 receptor domain-containing protein, whose amino-acid sequence MALYTSDYLKRTAQNKTFSERIELSAQKDRQHGSFDVFLCHSYLDKDEVEGLYIELTRLGLKVYVDWIVDPHLDRNNVTKETAELVRQRLYSSKTLLLALSANANLSKWVPWELGYVDGHTRQCGLIPVSKDNTNKASFTRTEYLLLYPYIEKPNDFNLFNDKLWAVENANSYVDFKTWLSGSKPKYASTRFF is encoded by the coding sequence ATGGCATTATATACAAGTGATTATTTAAAGCGTACCGCGCAGAATAAAACCTTTAGTGAAAGGATAGAACTTTCAGCGCAAAAAGACAGACAACATGGAAGCTTCGATGTTTTCCTTTGTCACAGTTATCTTGACAAAGATGAAGTCGAAGGCCTGTATATTGAGCTCACGCGACTTGGCTTGAAAGTGTACGTTGACTGGATAGTTGACCCACATCTTGACCGTAACAATGTTACCAAAGAAACGGCTGAACTTGTCCGTCAGCGCCTTTATTCTTCAAAGACATTATTGCTTGCACTTTCCGCAAACGCCAATCTTTCGAAATGGGTGCCCTGGGAGTTAGGTTATGTAGATGGGCACACTCGGCAATGTGGTTTAATCCCGGTTTCAAAAGACAATACCAATAAGGCGTCTTTTACAAGGACAGAGTACCTCTTGCTATATCCATATATCGAAAAACCAAATGACTTTAACCTTTTCAACGACAAATTGTGGGCAGTCGAAAATGCTAATAGCTATGTCGATTTCAAGACCTGGCTTAGTGGTAGTAAACCAAAGTACGCTTCAACAAGATTTTTCTAA
- a CDS encoding ATP-binding protein: MQNAVTQETVLIIVISTILLLFFVLLLTFFFFRQQKKRFLHAQEVSSLKESFNQLILQSKLEIQERTLDHMAKELHANFSHLISLININLAAILPQCSGEVHEQVSETKLLTKQLMGEVKALSVSLNTNFIMKSGFYRALENELQRLTNTKRYEVQYQQTGVPATLPAGKEIVLFRLCQEILNNIIKHAKASSIFVNLDYEQENLYLKIADDGIGFDLDMAKSLSVERESTGLLNIAERARIIEGSLKITTSPGNGTIVDLIIPLTN; encoded by the coding sequence ATGCAAAATGCCGTCACTCAGGAAACAGTCCTGATAATTGTTATTTCAACTATACTGCTTCTGTTTTTTGTATTGCTGCTAACCTTCTTTTTCTTTAGGCAGCAAAAAAAAAGATTTCTTCATGCACAAGAGGTTTCATCCTTGAAAGAATCATTTAATCAGCTGATCTTGCAATCGAAGCTGGAAATACAAGAACGAACCCTTGATCATATGGCCAAAGAATTACACGCTAATTTCAGTCATCTGATTTCATTGATTAACATCAACCTAGCGGCAATTTTACCCCAATGTTCGGGAGAAGTTCATGAACAGGTTAGTGAAACAAAATTGCTAACCAAGCAACTAATGGGAGAGGTGAAAGCGCTAAGCGTATCACTAAACACGAATTTCATCATGAAGTCAGGTTTCTACAGGGCACTGGAAAACGAACTTCAAAGATTGACAAATACAAAGCGTTATGAAGTGCAATATCAACAAACTGGTGTGCCAGCTACACTTCCGGCCGGAAAGGAAATTGTCCTTTTTCGTTTATGTCAGGAAATTCTCAATAATATTATTAAACACGCTAAGGCTAGTTCTATCTTTGTAAATCTCGACTACGAACAGGAAAATCTTTACTTGAAAATTGCCGATGATGGAATAGGTTTTGACTTGGATATGGCTAAGTCGCTTAGTGTTGAACGGGAGAGTACGGGCTTACTAAATATTGCGGAGCGTGCAAGGATTATAGAAGGATCATTAAAAATCACTACCAGCCCCGGCAATGGTACGATAGTAGACCTTATAATACCATTAACAAACTAA
- a CDS encoding response regulator transcription factor: protein MAYRTPLVKIAIIDDHNLFRKGLITLIGLADKENYLVVLEAESGKDMIRKLDKKALPDILILDMDMPDMDGYEAMSWLRTNHPEIAVLVISMITTEEAIVRMITLGVRGYLSKDIEVDDIHQALHAIKNKGYYYTDFLTGKLIGSYQQQASVVRKNDEMDGNSIWKSLAEHERKFIKLACSDLTYEQIADKMFLSPKTVDGYRASIFTRFNIKNRPGLILFALKSGLVKLEDMD, encoded by the coding sequence ATGGCATATCGAACCCCTCTGGTGAAAATCGCAATAATTGACGATCATAATCTTTTTCGAAAAGGTCTTATTACGTTGATCGGCCTAGCTGATAAAGAGAACTATCTTGTCGTATTAGAAGCTGAAAGTGGTAAGGATATGATCAGGAAATTAGATAAAAAAGCGCTTCCGGATATCCTTATCCTAGATATGGATATGCCGGATATGGATGGTTATGAGGCTATGTCATGGCTGCGCACCAATCACCCGGAAATAGCAGTCCTTGTTATATCTATGATTACAACTGAAGAAGCCATCGTTCGTATGATTACACTTGGCGTGAGGGGTTATTTATCAAAGGATATCGAGGTAGATGATATTCACCAGGCCTTGCATGCCATTAAAAACAAAGGATATTATTACACAGATTTTCTGACAGGAAAACTCATTGGTTCATACCAGCAGCAGGCATCCGTAGTCAGGAAAAATGATGAAATGGACGGAAATTCGATTTGGAAAAGCCTCGCAGAACACGAACGTAAATTTATTAAGCTTGCTTGCTCTGATTTGACTTATGAACAAATAGCTGATAAAATGTTCCTTAGTCCTAAGACGGTGGATGGGTATCGTGCTTCAATTTTCACTCGGTTTAATATTAAAAATAGGCCCGGCTTAATTTTGTTCGCATTAAAGAGTGGGCTTGTAAAGTTGGAAGATATGGATTAA
- a CDS encoding nuclear transport factor 2 family protein encodes MKTSRYLIFIALIFCGCSSAPQNDNLAADKIALEKTKAAFVTAFAHSDVKALVALHHPDIVKYFGGSNVVTGRAELAKGLTAMFRTSKMELIQNQVESTAFNGNTIIETCIFAFRATPVNGGKSTIGRGRSMTVFVRYKDSPYGWVSIREMAQAAPDDQK; translated from the coding sequence ATGAAAACATCACGCTACCTTATTTTCATCGCTTTAATATTTTGTGGCTGCTCGTCAGCACCCCAAAACGATAATCTTGCCGCCGACAAAATCGCGCTTGAAAAAACCAAAGCCGCTTTTGTAACAGCATTCGCCCATAGCGACGTGAAAGCATTAGTAGCCTTGCACCATCCTGATATTGTTAAATATTTCGGCGGCAGCAATGTGGTTACCGGTCGCGCGGAATTGGCTAAGGGATTAACGGCCATGTTCCGCACATCAAAAATGGAATTAATCCAGAACCAGGTTGAAAGTACCGCGTTTAATGGCAACACCATTATCGAAACCTGCATATTCGCGTTCAGGGCAACCCCGGTAAATGGCGGAAAATCGACTATCGGTCGCGGACGGTCAATGACTGTTTTTGTCAGGTATAAAGACAGCCCCTATGGTTGGGTTTCAATAAGGGAAATGGCCCAGGCTGCTCCGGACGACCAGAAATAA
- a CDS encoding SinR family protein — MNTYIIGYDLDKPGQDYTHLIEEIKKIGTWWHCLDSTWLVRSALSAKTIRDQIVKLMDKNDKVLVAKLSGEAAWFGFDKNCNDWLLKNIA, encoded by the coding sequence ATGAACACTTACATAATAGGATATGATCTGGATAAGCCAGGTCAGGATTATACCCACCTTATCGAAGAAATAAAGAAAATTGGGACTTGGTGGCATTGCTTGGATTCTACCTGGCTGGTTAGATCGGCGCTTTCCGCGAAAACGATCAGAGATCAGATAGTGAAATTAATGGATAAGAACGATAAAGTTTTAGTAGCAAAATTATCAGGCGAAGCAGCATGGTTCGGTTTTGATAAAAACTGCAATGACTGGCTTCTAAAAAATATCGCCTAA
- a CDS encoding porin, producing MKKVFLLFSFFSIAAFTVKAQDTVKTTSDAPLVIYGSVDTYYKYDFADKGSQIPTSFASDHNSVSIGMIDLGLKKKVGKAAFVGELSFGPRGQSQSIPNGPDGDSFHIQNLYVSYDLTDKLNLTGGYMATFIGYEVISPVGNFNYSTSYLFTNGPFQNPGVKLTYAFSDKVSLMAGIFNDTWNYYTSAHKVNTFGSQLFVSPVKGWTAYINLATGSTSGTEVDLTTAYQITDAFKLGLNGATYSAPDNGGGFSGVALYPQLAVSKTVTLGLRGEYFKTKKGALETFGPPPGENVKAFTFTANIKSGPLTFIPEIRLDHGSSTSFINHSGDPSKSAGQFAVAAVYAF from the coding sequence ATGAAAAAAGTATTTCTACTCTTCTCATTTTTTTCAATTGCGGCCTTTACGGTTAAGGCTCAGGACACGGTTAAAACAACCTCGGATGCCCCTCTGGTGATCTACGGTTCGGTAGATACCTACTATAAATATGATTTTGCTGACAAAGGCTCACAAATCCCTACCAGCTTTGCAAGTGATCATAATTCAGTATCAATTGGTATGATTGATCTGGGTTTGAAGAAAAAGGTAGGTAAAGCTGCATTTGTGGGCGAGCTTTCATTTGGTCCGCGCGGTCAAAGCCAGTCAATTCCAAATGGCCCGGACGGTGATTCATTTCATATTCAGAACTTGTACGTGTCGTATGATCTTACCGATAAATTAAACCTTACCGGTGGTTATATGGCTACCTTTATTGGTTATGAGGTTATCAGCCCTGTAGGTAACTTCAACTACTCAACTTCGTACCTGTTTACCAATGGTCCGTTCCAAAACCCTGGTGTTAAATTAACTTATGCCTTTAGTGATAAAGTAAGTTTAATGGCCGGTATTTTTAATGATACCTGGAACTACTATACCTCAGCGCATAAGGTTAATACTTTTGGCTCACAGTTGTTCGTGTCTCCTGTAAAAGGCTGGACTGCCTACATTAACCTTGCTACCGGAAGTACTTCAGGTACCGAAGTTGACTTGACAACTGCCTATCAAATCACCGATGCCTTTAAACTCGGCTTAAATGGTGCCACGTACTCTGCGCCTGATAATGGCGGCGGTTTCAGCGGTGTTGCTTTATATCCGCAGTTGGCTGTATCAAAAACAGTAACTTTGGGTTTGAGGGGCGAATATTTCAAAACTAAAAAAGGTGCATTGGAAACTTTTGGCCCTCCTCCGGGCGAAAATGTTAAAGCATTTACTTTTACCGCAAATATCAAATCGGGCCCGCTTACTTTCATTCCCGAAATCAGGTTAGATCATGGTTCATCTACTTCATTCATCAATCACTCCGGCGATCCTTCAAAATCAGCCGGTCAGTTTGCTGTAGCTGCTGTATACGCTTTCTAA
- a CDS encoding TIR domain-containing protein, whose amino-acid sequence MADKKIIFIAFAIEDERQRDFLKGQSTLGHCPFEYIDLSVKEAYVTDWKEKVRTRIKKSHGVIVLVSKNSKDSSGQAWEIQCAKEERKQILAIWAYANDRTTIPGLSAKVWSWETIGNFIDNL is encoded by the coding sequence ATGGCAGACAAAAAAATCATTTTTATCGCGTTCGCAATCGAAGACGAGCGTCAACGCGATTTTCTTAAAGGACAATCAACGCTTGGTCATTGCCCTTTTGAGTACATCGATCTTTCGGTTAAAGAAGCTTATGTAACCGACTGGAAAGAGAAAGTCCGGACAAGGATCAAAAAGTCACATGGAGTTATTGTATTGGTCAGTAAGAACTCAAAAGATTCATCTGGACAAGCATGGGAAATACAATGCGCGAAAGAAGAGAGGAAACAAATCCTGGCAATTTGGGCTTATGCGAATGATAGAACAACTATTCCTGGCTTATCCGCTAAGGTATGGAGCTGGGAAACAATCGGCAATTTTATTGATAATCTTTAA
- the purL gene encoding phosphoribosylformylglycinamidine synthase subunit PurL has product MEHQELTTVETAKDLGLLPEEFARINEILGRVPNFTELSIFSVMWSEHCSYKNSITWLKTLPKDSPRMLAKAGEENAGLVDLGDGIGCAFKIESHNHPSALEPYQGAATGVGGINRDIFTMGARPIAQLNSLRFGDLTLDKTKWLVKGVVKGISHYGNAFGIPTVGGELFFDDCYNVNPLVNAMSAGIVKAGETVSATSYGVGNPVYIVGSATGKDGIHGAAFASKDITEDSVNDLPAVQVGDPFQEKLLLEATLEVIKTGAVVGMQDMGAAGIICSNSEMSAKGEHGMRIDLDKVPTRQDNMKPYEILLSESQERMLIVVHKGREKEVEDIFDKWDLNCAIIGEVTDTQRLEYFMHGEKVADVPADDLVLGGGAPVYQREYREPAYFAENQKFNIDDVAEPANLVEVAEHLVGHPNIASKRWVTDQYDSMVGVQTMTANRSCDAAVVAVKDTDKAIVLTTDCNSRYVYADPYKGTAIAVAEAARNITCAGGEPVAITNCLNFGNPYIPEVYWQFVSAIKGMGDACRKFETPVTGGNVSFYNQSADGGSVFPTPTIGMLGVMDDVENIMTADFKQPGDLIYLIGESVNDIASSQYLASWHKITKAPAPHFDIDKEYDMQQTVKELIKHRVVESAHDVADGGLYIALLESSMPNGLGFDIATDDSIRKDAFLFGEAQGRVVVSVAPEEEERFVEVMATSEVEFTLLGTVTNGGLTVDEDAFGHVTDLKMVHANILHGILGE; this is encoded by the coding sequence TTGGAGCACCAGGAATTAACCACCGTTGAAACCGCTAAAGATCTGGGCCTTTTACCCGAAGAATTTGCACGTATAAATGAAATATTAGGGCGTGTGCCCAACTTTACCGAGCTTTCTATTTTCTCGGTTATGTGGAGCGAACACTGCTCATACAAAAATTCAATCACCTGGCTTAAAACTTTACCTAAGGATAGTCCGCGGATGCTGGCTAAGGCAGGTGAAGAAAATGCCGGTCTTGTTGACCTTGGCGATGGCATTGGCTGCGCCTTCAAAATCGAATCACACAATCACCCTTCGGCGCTTGAGCCTTATCAAGGTGCTGCAACAGGCGTGGGCGGTATCAACCGCGATATATTCACTATGGGTGCAAGGCCTATCGCTCAGCTTAACTCATTACGTTTTGGCGATTTAACCCTCGACAAAACCAAATGGTTGGTTAAAGGTGTAGTTAAAGGCATCAGCCACTATGGTAACGCTTTCGGGATCCCAACCGTGGGCGGCGAATTGTTTTTTGACGATTGTTATAATGTTAACCCATTGGTTAACGCTATGTCGGCCGGTATTGTTAAGGCAGGCGAAACCGTTTCGGCTACATCTTATGGTGTGGGCAACCCGGTTTATATCGTTGGTTCGGCTACCGGTAAAGACGGGATCCACGGTGCGGCTTTCGCATCTAAAGATATTACCGAAGATTCGGTAAATGACCTTCCTGCCGTTCAGGTAGGCGACCCTTTTCAGGAAAAACTATTGCTTGAAGCTACCCTGGAGGTTATTAAAACAGGCGCCGTTGTTGGTATGCAGGATATGGGCGCTGCCGGTATCATCTGCTCAAACTCAGAAATGAGCGCCAAAGGCGAGCATGGCATGCGGATAGACCTGGATAAAGTGCCAACCCGCCAGGACAATATGAAACCATACGAGATCCTGCTTTCTGAATCACAGGAACGCATGCTGATCGTGGTTCACAAAGGCCGCGAAAAAGAGGTTGAAGACATTTTTGACAAATGGGATTTGAACTGCGCCATTATTGGTGAAGTTACCGATACCCAGCGTTTAGAGTACTTCATGCATGGCGAGAAAGTTGCCGATGTACCTGCCGACGACCTTGTATTAGGTGGTGGTGCCCCTGTTTACCAGCGCGAATACCGCGAGCCTGCTTACTTTGCCGAAAATCAGAAATTTAATATCGACGATGTTGCCGAGCCTGCAAACCTTGTTGAGGTTGCTGAGCACCTGGTAGGTCACCCCAATATTGCTTCAAAACGTTGGGTAACCGACCAATATGATAGCATGGTAGGCGTACAAACCATGACCGCTAACCGCTCATGCGATGCTGCCGTTGTTGCTGTAAAAGATACCGACAAGGCTATCGTATTAACTACTGATTGTAACTCGCGCTACGTCTACGCCGACCCATACAAAGGTACTGCCATTGCCGTTGCCGAAGCTGCACGTAACATTACCTGCGCCGGCGGCGAACCGGTGGCTATTACCAACTGCTTAAACTTTGGTAACCCTTACATTCCTGAAGTTTACTGGCAGTTTGTGAGTGCTATTAAAGGTATGGGCGATGCCTGTCGCAAGTTTGAAACCCCTGTTACCGGTGGTAACGTGAGTTTCTATAACCAGTCGGCCGATGGTGGTTCGGTATTCCCTACGCCAACTATTGGTATGCTGGGTGTGATGGATGATGTTGAAAATATCATGACTGCCGATTTTAAACAACCAGGCGACCTGATTTACCTGATCGGCGAATCGGTTAATGATATCGCTTCATCACAATATTTGGCTTCATGGCATAAAATAACTAAAGCCCCTGCACCGCATTTCGATATTGATAAAGAGTACGATATGCAGCAAACGGTTAAGGAACTGATCAAACACAGAGTTGTTGAATCGGCCCATGACGTTGCGGACGGTGGTTTATATATTGCCCTGTTGGAGTCGTCGATGCCTAACGGACTTGGTTTTGATATAGCTACTGATGATAGCATCCGTAAAGATGCCTTCCTGTTTGGCGAAGCACAAGGCAGGGTAGTGGTAAGTGTTGCACCCGAAGAGGAGGAGCGTTTTGTTGAGGTAATGGCTACCAGCGAAGTTGAATTTACCCTGCTTGGTACTGTAACCAACGGTGGCTTAACTGTCGATGAAGATGCCTTCGGTCATGTTACCGACCTGAAAATGGTTCATGCTAATATCCTTCACGGTATTTTAGGCGAATAA
- a CDS encoding caspase family protein: MKLALIVGINYYEHGSGLTGCVNDAYSVESMLKRNDGGSINFDCNLLTASGKSDSISRAKLKDSISQLFGTPGVDTALFYFAGHGHIESAGGYILASDARRGDEGVRLGEIMKFANDSPAINKIIILDSCHSGLAGADPGNDKLSVLADGMTILTASRADQTAAEKDGSGVFTTLMVDALSGSAADLVGHITPGSIYAHIDKSLGGWGQRPIFKTNIQQFVSLREVTPPISRDDLRSLADYFPRPGFKFQLDPTFEPEKRGRKRGTSAPVEENTKIFARLQKFNRLNLLVPIDAPHMWHAAMESKTCQLTALGEHYRQLIERGRL; this comes from the coding sequence ATGAAATTAGCATTAATAGTCGGTATTAATTACTACGAACATGGTAGCGGACTGACTGGTTGTGTAAACGATGCATACAGCGTTGAAAGCATGTTAAAACGAAATGACGGCGGATCCATAAATTTTGATTGCAATCTTTTAACCGCATCCGGAAAATCCGATAGCATTTCCCGCGCCAAACTTAAGGATTCAATATCGCAGCTATTCGGCACGCCTGGTGTAGATACGGCTCTATTTTACTTTGCAGGCCATGGACATATAGAATCGGCAGGAGGTTATATTCTAGCTTCTGACGCTCGTCGAGGAGATGAAGGCGTTCGCTTAGGAGAAATAATGAAATTTGCAAATGATTCACCTGCGATAAACAAAATCATAATATTGGATAGCTGTCACTCCGGACTCGCTGGCGCAGACCCAGGCAATGATAAGCTATCTGTTTTGGCTGATGGCATGACAATTCTCACAGCTTCCAGAGCCGATCAAACAGCGGCAGAGAAAGATGGCAGTGGTGTTTTTACAACTCTAATGGTAGACGCTCTTAGTGGTAGTGCGGCTGATTTAGTTGGACATATTACTCCGGGCAGTATTTATGCACATATAGACAAGTCTTTGGGAGGATGGGGACAGAGGCCAATTTTCAAAACGAATATTCAACAATTTGTTTCATTACGTGAGGTAACGCCCCCCATATCTCGTGATGATTTGCGTTCCCTAGCAGATTATTTTCCGAGACCAGGATTTAAATTTCAGTTAGATCCAACTTTTGAGCCAGAAAAAAGAGGTAGAAAGAGGGGTACTTCTGCACCGGTCGAAGAAAATACTAAAATATTTGCAAGGCTACAAAAGTTTAACAGATTAAACCTTTTGGTACCCATTGATGCGCCGCACATGTGGCACGCGGCCATGGAAAGCAAAACATGCCAACTTACTGCACTAGGAGAGCACTATCGGCAGCTTATCGAACGGGGTAGGTTATAG
- a CDS encoding DUF4468 domain-containing protein — protein sequence MKKILLGFVGLLFSSGALAQKDSLAFDENNKYIYYKTVDQPGFIADSLYSRGLYFLTKAYPKKVLKLAKADKDGNALTGTGVFLVNKKGLMGNSEGGELSYTLKVEVKDGKYRYWLTDFVYQPYQRNRYGNVEHIHGKDVALEKASEKLSKADFNACLNQVVSSSKHVGDNLKAYMLKTSSLEKPAEVKKVKRVSTKEW from the coding sequence ATGAAAAAGATACTATTAGGCTTTGTTGGTCTCCTTTTTTCATCAGGCGCTCTTGCGCAGAAGGATTCACTGGCTTTTGATGAGAATAATAAATACATTTATTATAAAACGGTCGACCAGCCCGGCTTCATTGCGGATTCGCTTTATAGCAGGGGATTGTATTTTTTAACTAAAGCCTATCCTAAAAAGGTGCTTAAGTTGGCAAAGGCTGATAAAGATGGCAATGCGCTTACCGGTACGGGTGTTTTTTTGGTTAACAAAAAAGGCCTGATGGGTAATAGCGAAGGCGGCGAGCTAAGTTATACGCTTAAGGTAGAGGTAAAAGATGGTAAATACCGTTATTGGTTAACGGATTTTGTTTATCAGCCATATCAGCGTAACCGTTATGGTAATGTGGAACATATTCATGGTAAGGATGTTGCCCTGGAAAAAGCATCCGAAAAATTATCAAAGGCCGATTTTAACGCCTGCTTAAACCAGGTGGTGAGCAGCAGTAAGCATGTGGGCGATAATTTAAAGGCTTATATGCTTAAAACGTCGTCGCTTGAAAAGCCGGCGGAGGTTAAAAAAGTGAAGAGGGTATCGACTAAAGAATGGTAG